The Macrobrachium nipponense isolate FS-2020 chromosome 24, ASM1510439v2, whole genome shotgun sequence genome segment ttatctttctttgcaacaagtagaccttcggctctaatgattgggtcatccctaagtaaatttgaaaaatattgtgatcttcctcaaaatcatgtcgacatgattaaaggtattgtttacggagctgccaatgttaagcatgaaagtaacttccctgctcgctataagaaaagtttgaccgatcttaaaaaggacaatactatccacatcacaaaagctgataagtcaaatagtaatAGTAAATTTAGATAAGcttgactacatatcacgtatgcaagccctactggatgatgatgtgacttataaaaaactaacaaaaaatcctcttgatcaagtcataaaaaacttcaatagcatagtgaaaagtatccttaaagataaaacagaactactaggcaaattgtcagtcaattctccttcgctaccttacttatatggattagtcaaacgcacaaagaaaataaccctatgcggcctattatcagtactgttggttcaatttcatataaactctcgaaatatatcactaagatcttgtccccgttacttggaaccatctccgattctcatatatataattctctagatttagttgataaattatacaaaattgctctttgccctactgatagattcgttagttttgacgtatgttctctttttactaaagtccctatagactctattttagaatatctagcaatgaactaactcagcatgaattacctctacctataagtcacattatttcactcacgagtttgtgcatttgtgattgtaagtttatattcaatggtgaattttatcaacaaatttttggcatggcaatgggaaatcctttatcaccattgctctcaaaacctgtatatggaattcttcgaaaaacgctacttacctaatatcattcatattcctgtaaagtggtatcgttacgttgatgattgtttagctgttcttcctgtcggtattgatgtaaatgatttactctctaacttaaataaccaggtaccatcgattaagtttactctagaattagaaaaagacaattgcctccctttcttagacgttttgatacatagagaaccatttcaatgtaaattcagtatttataagaaaccgactaacaactaacttatgttcatttcttctcaggccaccatcttaatataaaaatatcaattttttcctctatgtttttacgagcattacgaattgtcagtccacaatatttggatcaagaaattgaatacataagaaaaatagggaaagatttatgctatccttcacatatattagacatttgttataataaagcccacaaaaagttttatactgaaaacaacacacagaaagaaaattctaagaacattctcagtttgccttattttaacggatttgaaaccattaaaccattgttaaaagcttttaatgtcaaccttgtttcttcctataataacacactaaaaagaatgttaataaaaaatggcccagagaaagcaacaacataatatataaaattccatgtatggattgtccctcattctacctcggacagtcgagcaagggcttagaagtaaggctaagcagcataaatactctgtaaaaactgggcaaaaatctaatgcattatttattcatttaagtgaaaacaaccaccgaattaattggattgacagttcagtaattgcacggtcaagagatgtcttatcacgaaatcttttagaatctgctttaatacaacttacttttcattgtaatttcaatgttagtcgtggcctttttcatttagacccttgtatctgtaacatgtttaagaatgacctcaaatatataattactgacttaaataaaaatcagttgccttagagttattaaaaaaattttattgtaatgtatgtctgtcattttttgtgaatatggttttgtctaccaggttccgtatagctgtcacctataatcctttaattgtctggagattgtatctaagatgattgtcttaaacctttaattgcaccctttgtttatgcttgtttgggaaggtttcttatcttccaggtgtgtcggattctaggcactaatccttttataatccctatctgtcagttatacgaaccttcttgtattgtctttcctcgtatttttgtcagtagctgcttcagtaaagggcttgtcagccgaaagatctcgcagactccttcgtttatttttccttcgtggcatttatctttatatatatatatatatatatatatatatatatatatgtgtgtatatatatatatggcagtagtggttactacacacacacagcccTAAGGTAACGTGCACCGATTTGGAGGCTGTAATTTAGGGAATAGAATGATCTCATTTTAATCACACCTTGCTGAACGTTCTCACTCTGGAATTATCTAAAAGGTTAAATTTTgggagaaattaaattgatgtgtccttATACGTTTATTCTTTGCTAGgggttcttataaattttccaccttctgggctcttggactaataaaacttatttctttgaaAGGCACTTTGTTGCTATTACGAGTCTTGGcatgagggaattttactgactaCGTTAGTCACTAATTGATTTGCACACCATACTTTgtgcttattcttcttctctggaTTCTTCTTTCCTGCTTCTCtgtgtctttcttcttctctgtttcTGCTGCTGCGCCACTCTTCCGTTCTTCACTCTTCTCCCCCCTTCTCCACTTGTTCCTTCTCTTCTCTGTTCTGttctgtccttctctctctctgtctggcctttttattaggatgatatcttcttagcacTGCCTTTGGATTTTtcgattttgactgggtgtggcatcttctgaaagacttcttgtgtcttagtggctacagactttatacaaaacTGCCTTCCTGTCATTTCTTCTACAGTGATTCGTAGACTCTAAATTAGGAAACGCCTCCTGCTTGATGCCTTGGCtttttgggggtgtatccctgGGTCAATCTCGTAGGTCAAATGCTGAGACACATTTTCTGGGGTGTCCCACtatctggctctgcttcttgattcgtcgaaATCCATAGGTCTACCTTTGGGAATGGGAGGAGCTCTCGAGTTTAACACTTTCCCTCTTTGGAACAAGGGATAGAATTCCTTTCTAACGTaagccagatggctctctctgagctgtcacacgaagggaacgccgattaatcATGGGAAGTAGGCTGGTGTGGGCGTTAATGAGGTGTGACGATGGGTTTTCGGAGTTCCAACCTCTTGGAGTGGTCTGGGAAATATCCTTGCCAGTCACTTAATCTTTGGGTACTTTGGGTGACAGAGGTTTTTGGCTTGTGTAAAAGGATCCTTTTCTTAAACAATTATTATCCGTTCTTTTCCCATTTTCGTGCCTTCTCAAAGTTCTTTTAAGTTAATGCTGTTttggaataatttccttaacatacacacacacacacacacgcaaattatattatattataattatatatatatatatatattaataaatttataaaaatttatataataaatatataattttatattaatatatatatatatcatatataataatagtatatatatataatatatatatatatatatatatatatatctatatataatatatataataattataatatatattatatatatatatatagcataatataaaggatatatattatatattatattatatatatatcatatatatattatgatatatatatatatagataatatatatataataataatattatatatatatatatagataaatacatatataatatatatatatataagagtatataaatatatatatatatatatatatacattaataatatatatatatatatctatatatatatatatatatgtgtgtgtgtgtgtgtgtatatatgtatatatatgtatatatatgtcagatgaaggggctataattaataatatatttaatatgccaatgtgatttgctgtgactttgcgcagaacagagacgaagcaatgacctgagaaagctgataaatcatttctgggatggcgtgatacaaaggtgcatagttaagcgggtcaacgtttgtcagttcatggggtcttgttcaagtgcctttggaaactggctgcaaccagctACATGGGGCGTTCACGATGTGTGAGTTCATGTGTACATGTACGAACTTATAtctattcataatggcatctttagccaagtctatggggagactttcagagaggtcTGTGTGAGAAAagcaagatgccgggatagctctgcgaaagtttatttacttctgtgagtgatattctggcctgtaatgggtaagtgttaccttactttagccaaagggatggcttgttgtctgtttgacatttttgtaaaaatgtttaatccttgtctttgtctttacaattgtgtgtgcttacgagtatgttctcgtgtctttgtaacaggcgattctagcgaggggggacagagagtcccgtatggaggagagctaattggtgtgactaattactgattaagacatttaattaCTGGAGGTTCAACTGAGCTAGTTAGTCTATTAGACTTGAATTatcatctttccattgttaaataaatattatatttttgtaatgcatgactctcatttgatgacctgttagaatggagagagagaggttgcgagtcgagagagagagagagagagagagagcggaggcaATGCCggtgatcgcttagagagagagagagagagagagagattgagtgtgttaTCAGTTTGCTTTAATGCTTCGGGTTTCACACATACCtaatattaaatacccttcgctggcAAATGGTTCAGAGATGGGTAacagatttatatatacgtatatatataaatataatatagatgctactggtcatttttatcagatacgtacatacgtatgtaattgtaatagctacaatgccctcttatctTCTCAAATTCTTCGTGAGAAGATATTCGCTGACTCgtgattcgcagatttctctatggaccttatatacccattattcgctggaaattcacatatttgctgtatttttctatgataaatatctgCAAATGActgaattttcatatttgtatcattattaaatgcactttttgttataaaactatagaaaaaccaggtataagcgtttttagtgggtttttcttgagtttgaactaacaaattAGGAGGTTTTAAGTGTTTTATAGTGGTTctaagtattcacagattttagttattcaaggggggggggggggaatctggtACGCATCCGCCGCGAATACAGGGATCCactgtagatatacatatacatactgcaTAACTGAGAAACCAATGCCCTCCAATGCGGCTAATCATTCTTTACACTACGCAGTACTATGGGATTTTACTAAGCAACAGGAATCATCGTGACCCCTGAAATAATACGGTAATTACCATGAAAATAACAGAATAACAGAAATTTGCTCCTTGTGAAATCTATAGTAGCTGAATTTATCATCTAGTTGCAGATGGTTCACAGTCATTTTGGCTGACAAGTTGATTGTGTCTTCTCATTCACTTATGAGCTGTCAACCAGTGAAACTTGGAATTAcggttatttttttgtcatttcttatttgtgtgtatgtgtgtatacagatGGATTTACTTGCTTCTGTGCTTGAATCTGTAAGCAACAGAGGATTACGTGAGCATATGCCATATAAAAAGTTGCACAAAAATATAATATGGAGTCTGTGAAATCATTTAGTGCTATAGGCTACCAAGTGAGATGAAATTAGCAACTGTCCACTAAGCATAGCATTCAAACTGATAAACAAGTTTAGGTAATGGATAGTATTAATTGTATGCATTACTCAACTATCTAGTGTGATTGGCTCCCTGAAGGAAGAAAAGTACCCATTTTCAGTAATAGAAGAGAAGTAATTTTGTCCCTTTCTTGTAAGCGTATCATCACAAAATGCCAAGATCTTTTGAAGAAATCATACACGTGACACTGGCTTGACCCAAGGACAGTGAAAATGAGCTTGATATGACATTTCAGAAGGGCATGCAGCAGCAGCTGGTGGAGGCGGTGGCGAGGGATAGTTTGGTGTGGACTGTGTCTGCTCTGCCTTGCACTGCTAGCAATCTGGGATACCCTGGGCTACCTCTTGACATCACCTTATGATAACAGGTAAGTCAAATAACATTGTAATGTGTAATTTCCGATTCCTATCATTATTTCAGACTCCATCAGAAGTTATTCCTGATAATTACAAACAATCACAAAAGACAGCATGAAAAAAAAGACCCGAAAACTGAGTATGTAATGAAAATGTCATTAAGTTCTCCTCCCATCTGTAGGAAACGTCACTGCCCACCTCCTCCCGTCGAAGTAGACGGTTGTGCCTCATGGAGGCCCCTACAGTTGTCTCACCCAACATGTAACTGCACAAGAAAACTTCTGGTGCTGCATGATACGTGagcatttccttcttttttgcCATTTTAAAAACTTTCTCTCTGTGTGCAGTACTTTATTACTCTTTATCAGTATCAACAcagatgtaaatataaatatcaaactGCGAACATGGCCTAATTTTGTTGATGCAGAAGATACTaatgttaatgaataaaaatttgggATTATGAGAATAACACTGACAGAGAAAGAAAGTGGTGTGATAATTAACTGATTCGTCATGAAATACTGTAaattatgtatgtctgtaagtCTGTCTTAGATTAAGCTGGGAGCCCATATACTATGTAAATAATGTAACGCCATAAGCCTTATTACCATTTGGGAACTGAACCCAGCCCCTGACTCAAATGAAACAAGGATAATGGCCATGCCTTTCCCCTCTAAAACCCAAGTCAACCCTGAACGAAATACTTTTAGAACTTAAAGTGATTTCATACAACTACAAACTAGATCAATAGTGCCACTCAGATCagccaacattttttttatcacttgctCCGACCCCTCCCCTACAAAACTTCCCAATTTTATGCATTTTCCACCAACCAATCATACTAAAGGCCTTTTGGAAGGTGTTTCCAAGAGGCCAGCTACATCCATATATCCTGATTCCTTCCTTcacatctacaacttttttaccACACCTTTCCGTGTCTTCATTTCTCAGCCTTTCAACCTGGTGTACTACTATGAGATGAATTACAGAAACAATTCAGTCcagataaaattatattttttctttctgccGATCACTTCCAACCTCCAACTTCACTTCCATATAGGTAGCTCAGCAATCTCTCATGTATTCCATTGACAGTTCTCTATTCAAGTTTCCAGAATAAAAAACACACTGCATCTAAAAATAGGCATAAGGCTGGAGATTAGATAAACTGTCAATAACAGAGCCAAATaacctaaaaataaaatcataaataggTACTCACGTAACACACAGCTTGAAAAGTCTTTCTGGTTTAGACCTATAACTGATGCCCTCTAAACTGCAGTCTTTGTGAAGAGATATCCAGGTGTTTTTTCTCAACAGAAACCTTAAAAGAGAGGAGAGTTTATTATTATCCCATCATAAATTATGGTAATTTTACAACAGCACCATACTTATAATCACTAAGTATATTAGGCTGCTTTGCTTTTTCTGGTTAAAGACATGGCTGAAGTTAAATGTAAAATTTATCACCCACATACTACCTGCAATGCTAGAAAAATACATGTGTACACACTATCTTAGTTATTAACAACTAAAGCACCAGTATTATTGTAAGTTATAGTTATAGGTATAGTGGTAGTAATGGTAGAAGCACATTATTGCTCTCAATGGCattaaaaaaagtgtaaaaaaatactATTAGGCCTATTAAAAAAAGCTGATGAGATTTATTGGCAGTTTTACTGCCCCCATTGTTATCAAATTACCATCAATATTTCACAGGTGCACAGACTTCATAGCTACAGATGCCAACTCTTACCTGGCCTACACAAAGGAATACTTTGGACATTCCCATTGCTCCGACCAGGCCACCCTTAAAGGACCACGCCAGCACGTAGTCTCACTGTCCATCGATCATGTGACTCCGAAAGAGTTGGCAGCCCTGAACCGCACTGTTCAACAGGTCAATGTAAGGAAAAGCAAATTTAATATGGTAAAGTGGAGggcttagtataaaaaaaattagtatttggAACAGCAAATATTACCTTTTTGGAAATGCTGTCAGTTTAGTATGTAATACATAATCTATTTTACAAATTATGACGACagctgtgataataataatgataatattaggaGTTGTTAAGGACTACTGtctaagataatataataatcatattcacaaaaagctaaaattttatttgaaaaatgaaaatgataattacCTGGATAAATTGAAGACCACCTCTTTTCAGAGTGTATACAAAGGGTGGCAAGTGAGGATCTACACTCCGTCCGCCAACCACAGCCACCCTGACCTTTGTGCCCTTGTCTGCAGCAATCCCAACCTTGATCTTTGTGATGTCAGGGGCATGTCAAAACCGCTAGATGCCAGCGTTCAGCAAGGTGCAGTTGAAATTATATTTGGGAAGCAAAGTGGGCGAGCTATAAGTCCTTATCTGAAAGTAAAAGATGAATACAGTAGGGAGGGAATTTTACAAACAAAAGCTTTGCGGGAACTCCACAGCTTCTGTGAAGTAATGTGTACTGCAtatctatgactatattacttttATACAGCACCTGCCCATATACGTTACTTACATACATTTCTATTTGCCTATTCTCCCTTCTTTATAAATATAGAGTTGTTTGACTATACAACTAACACAATATTTCCAGTAATGCTCGTGTAAACTGCAATTGCTGTTAATTGATTTATCAATACCATCTAATATTTTAACCTATGTCTTCTTGCTGTCCTTCTTTTTGCTTTacctataataaaacaaaatgtatataaatattcatttttctgtGTAACAAACATAGTCTACTACATGGACTGAACTCCACAATCAGAATTAATATCTGTTACTTctgatatataatagtaataatctctcAAACAGGAAGAACAGGATGGCGATGGGCAGTACTGGGGGACCCTTTAATCTCTGTATGGTTGGTGCGCTACCAGGACCAGGCTATATTAGAACGGGAAGCACATGCTGTCACGCAGTTCATAAATTCTGACAAGGTTCATAACTTTACTAAATACAGTACAGCAGGACTTGTTCCCTTAACTACTGCTCTTAAACCTTACTATAATACTTCTACATAAACAGGAATTGTATGGCTAACACCAAATAAAGCATGTATGATTAGTGTAAGCacaataatggaaaaatatatcaaaGCTTTATGAGACAATCTTGGTACATATTAAGTGAATCTAATAATAACCTTCACCCTTAAAACTGACTAAAGCACAACTGTatatctcttttattcttaagtgCTGGCATGTTATGAAAGACCACACCAGCCATGCAAATGCAGCCCTTGGATCGGGCCTACTTGGAGGGAAGACATCTTGGGGTCTAAGGCGACTGAGTCGCATTCGGCGCAAGCTGACATCCGAGGTTCACACTGTCAGTGATGAAGAGACAGTCCTAGAAGTAAGTTCAATTTTTTCTACAATGTAAGATCCCAAATGAGAATACGAGGCATAACTGATTCCAGGACCTTACTGAAGAGGTAAATTCTGAAATTTTTAACTAGGTACTTTACCCTACTGATATGATCACTTGAAGCACACATACAAATAATTTCCTGCTTCTgtatgaagaaaaaatttaaagtcaTTCAGAACAGAAATTTTACCaatgtaaatttgtattttgaaaGATCCAGTCCATGTATAATGTCCAGACAACATAATAACACATGTAATCAATTATcattaatttgaataaaaaaatttaatgctCAGGTTGAAAACCAAAAGACTCAGGAATTAGTCATCTGTGCTTAGAGAAttttccagttcttttcttgatAAAAGAATTTAAGCAATGATTATGTATGAAGAAACCTGTGAAAATATGCTTAAATATAAACTGTATACGTGCAAGCTTACAATACCATATATAAATTGGGCTAAAGTACACTACACATACTGTACATAGATAGTGGTAATGTATCATTAATAAGGGTAATTTGCTTTACTTGATTGTTTGTACCATGAGCCCgtgttttagtttatttattgaaCTGTAAACAATTAAACTAAACATTACCATAACTAATTAGAACTATCCAACTGTCATAAATTTTTACAGCTGTGAAGGAAGTGGGAAATGGAAAGAGATGGAAATAGTTAATGTTCTTGGGTTCATCTTGTTATTTCATGGCAGCTCTAGAAATGTTTATgagacaaagaaataaattgtGACAACTGCAACTGCTTCATAAAATAGCCTACAATGATTCTTAGTTACTTAATGATAGATAATTTTGTTTATCAAACAATAAATGTTTACTTCAATGCTGAAAGGTTAGGTTTCAAGTGCCTAAACTTGAGCTATGTTCGGCACATTACGTACTTTATTTTGGTAAAAACTACGAAATATACTTAGTATTTTGTATTTCTAAaaatttttagcatattttataACCCTTGAAGAATCAATTATAGTTTGGGTTGGCTGTTTCAATTAACCTATCCTGTACTAATTCATGAGTCAAAAACATTCATGAAATCCAATCATCTGATATATTCAGATGTGAACTCCTCAAAACTAGACCAAATAAACAAGGTTACTCTGTATTTAACCACAGTTGAAAGGTACATACCTGGCATATCTTGCACTATATCCAAGGCATTCAAGTGGATcaaaattccattaaaaaaaaactgaataaatgataaaatgtgACAATACCGTGCTAAACATTCAAATTCTCTTTTCCAGGATACCCTGTTACCTCTGATTCTCTTTTCCAGGATACCTTGTTACCTCTGATGGGCCACGATGTAATGACGCACGACAGCATCACTTGCCAAAAGAGCATCGAATCTGTCCCCTTTCCGAGCCAGAGGCAACCGGGCCAGTGGGTAGGAATGCCCACACCCGATCGGCAGCCAGAAATGTTAGAACCAAAGACAGGTGGGCAAAGTGAACTCAAAAAAAGGACAGTAAAAAATAGCAAAAAGCCCTTTCTATCAAACAAAACGGTAAAGAGTTCCAATGTTGTCTCTGCAAAACACGACTCAAACCCAATTCTTCCAGCTGCAACAGTGAACAGACAAGAGGGAAGCCACAATCAAGAAGGAGAATCAAAGTCGGTGCACAAGAAGCAAACGGGTAGTCTTTCACACATAACGAAAGCCTTCAAGAGGGAGCCAAAAGTGCCTCAAAAGCAGAAGAATAATTCGTACCACATAGACCCTTCAAAGGAAGAAGAAATCAATCATGCAAACGGCATAGTTGTATGCCCGTACTCATGCAGACCTCACTTACATCCTGAATGGAAGTATTGTTAAACACTTAATAAAGTCAGTACATGATTTGTCCAAGTTGATTTCTGTGCCACCACCATACGCATTTAGTACTTACTATTATACGTATTGATAAGCGACCCCTGctttaataattatgaaatcttttTAAGACTTCATTAAGCTTTGTTAAATAGTaatgtattaaatttaaaaaaagatattaaggTTCTTGATAGAAGGAAGAATATCAAGCCATCATAGAATATTTATGCCTAATATAATATGTCCCACCCTTAAAACTACAATGCAACACAGTAAACGCCATAGCCGAAATCACTCATAAATACGTACACCCCTTCCACAAGAACACTATGGATAATCCTGAACCATTACTCAACAGTTAGCTAAATCTTCCACTCTTAAAACATTCTATACGGATTACAGAAATGGTTAAACAAGAATCAGTAACATTTTTAAGCAGTgtaaaaattcacacaaaaatcACATTACAATCAGAGATTGGTTTCACTAAACCAGTGCACCTAAAACTGAAAATACTTAATTTCTGTATCAACAAATTCCTTACCAGAGCCAATCCTTCAGAACTTGAAGAGCTGCCTAtctaaaaatttaagaaataaactaTTTATAAATCCAGATGGATCAGCTATGTTCCTTAAGTAACATATAACCCCAGAGTGAGGTGCTTCACTCTCAAGTTTCCTCATGCATAGCTTCATTCTCAAGAACTTATTTCTCCACATTCATATTAAACACTTACCAAGCTTTAAATCTTGCAAATAAGGTATGGTTGGGTGGGCACTTCTGCCTGAGAACTGGTAGGGGAAAAGTGTGATAAATAACTTCATAAGCAAAGCAACTAGTGTGATAAATAACTTCATAAGCAAAGCAACTATGGTCCTTAATTAGTCATACTGTTACACACCTTGAGCAAGCAACATTTTCAGGTGATGTGAGGGCTCTTATGCCTCATTGTCAGCTAGGGTTACTAACACCAGACTTattaaatttttaaccaattttcaGTAATTATCTTTTCTTACAAT includes the following:
- the LOC135205083 gene encoding uncharacterized protein LOC135205083 — protein: MRRACSSSWWRRWRGIVWCGLCLLCLALLAIWDTLGYLLTSPYDNRKRHCPPPPVEVDGCASWRPLQLSHPTCNCTRKLLVLHDTCTDFIATDANSYLAYTKEYFGHSHCSDQATLKGPRQHVVSLSIDHVTPKELAALNRTVQQVNSVYKGWQVRIYTPSANHSHPDLCALVCSNPNLDLCDVRGMSKPLDASVQQGRTGWRWAVLGDPLISVWLVRYQDQAILEREAHAVTQFINSDKCWHVMKDHTSHANAALGSGLLGGKTSWGLRRLSRIRRKLTSEVHTVSDEETVLEDTLLPLMGHDVMTHDSITCQKSIESVPFPSQRQPGQWVGMPTPDRQPEMLEPKTGGQSELKKRTVKNSKKPFLSNKTVKSSNVVSAKHDSNPILPAATVNRQEGSHNQEGESKSVHKKQTGSLSHITKAFKREPKVPQKQKNNSYHIDPSKEEEINHANGIVVCPYSCRPHLHPEWKYC